The stretch of DNA CCCCGCCTCCGCCAGCGGCGCCACCACGCGCCGCTCCCGCGCCGCCACCGCGCCCAGCCGCGTCGGGTCCAGGGCGTCGTCCGCAATCTCCCCGTGGGCTATGAAGGGCACGCCGTGCTCCGCCGCATACGCCGCCATCATCTCGAACAGGGCGCTCTTGCAGTGGTAGCAGCGCTGCCCGTCGTTCTTCAGATACTCCTCATTCTCAAACTCGCGGGTCTGCACCACCCGAAGGCGCCAGCCCCGCGCCTCCGCCAGCGCCCGCGCCTCCGCCAATTCGCTCCGGGGAATGCTGGGCGAGTCCGCTATCAGCAGATGCGCGTTCTCCCCGAGCGCCTCATGCGCCATGTCCGCCAGATAGGACGAGTCCACCCCGCCTGAATACGCCACCACCAGCGCGCCATAACCCTCCAGCAGTCCGCGCAGGGCTGTTTCCTTCTTTTCCAACTCCGGAATCACCGGTTCAGTCATGCCACGTATCCTTTTTGTCGCATCTGTTGCTGGACATGTTTCCAAATAATGACCATTCTAGGCATTGCATGCGGGCAACGCCGGACCGTCATTTCTTGTCTGTTTTCATTCGTTGGCTGAATGGCCGATCAAATGACCATCAAATAAGATGTGTGCCTGCAAGTCGTTTATAATAAGTTATTTACATACCTTGAAGCTCATAATGCAATGCGTTTTGCGGAAACTCATCAAATAAGTGAGGAATTGGACTCACAATGATTCTTTCCCACCCAGAAGGGCACATATTTCATGAACTTGCGCGAAGATGACTCGTCATAGAGCCGTATCATTCCGTCCTCAAGAGCCTCCTTAATCAGCCGGGAGGCTGTCGC from Candidatus Hydrogenedentota bacterium encodes:
- the larE gene encoding ATP-dependent sacrificial sulfur transferase LarE, with amino-acid sequence MTEPVIPELEKKETALRGLLEGYGALVVAYSGGVDSSYLADMAHEALGENAHLLIADSPSIPRSELAEARALAEARGWRLRVVQTREFENEEYLKNDGQRCYHCKSALFEMMAAYAAEHGVPFIAHGEIADDALDPTRLGAVAARERRVVAPLAEAGLGKADIRALSRRRGLPTWDKPSFACLSSRFPKGTRVVPEEVRRVEMAEECLRALGFRQYRARHHGDLCRVEVDQDEIPRMLDPDIRERLVRTLNALGYRHVTLDLAGYRTGSTA